In Henningerozyma blattae CBS 6284 chromosome 7, complete genome, a single genomic region encodes these proteins:
- the OAR1 gene encoding 3-oxoacyl-[acyl-carrier-protein] reductase (NADPH) (similar to Saccharomyces cerevisiae OAR1 (YKL055C); ancestral locus Anc_2.585): MSKYIPTVIITGATRGLGNSIFNKFISHGISCIGVGSSTNSTTTLIDQLQKLKNNNFDQLKYDAIKFSKLNQKIAVCAIDLSNWPNWVESKIYPTYIFSKDELGNSKTTNYYNNKPIYTYYPLFPPPFNSDIHGSSTKNHYYIAGVINCAGITQSSLSISTSNLQIKNLININLNSPISLINSYLKYFIKNKRKIGLNSNMIKPFIINVSSCLAQSNSNNKDKNFNISGTSIYSATKSGLSRYSEILDLEVNDKLGISVHCIEPLLIEDTDMTKGLSIHENPIILNDAEKNITTKNSVTNQVWDMFIGQLKC, encoded by the coding sequence ATgtcaaaatatattccaaCAGTTATCATTACTGGTGCAACAAGAGGTTTAGGGAActctatttttaataaatttattagcCACGGCATCTCGTGTATTGGAGTTGGAAGCTCTACTAACTCCACAACAACATTAATTGACCAACTtcaaaagttaaaaaacaacaattttgatcaattaaaatatgaCGCTATAAAGTTTagtaaattaaatcaaaagatTGCTGTATGTGCCATTGATCTTTCCAACTGGCCTAATTGGGTAGAGTCTAAAATATACCCAACTTATATTTTTAGCAAAGATGAGCTAGGGAATAGTAAGACTACAAACTATTACAATAATAAACCAATATATACATACTATCCATTATTTCCTCCCCCTTTTAATTCAGATATACATGGAAGTTCGAccaaaaatcattattatatagCCGGCGTTATTAATTGTGCAGGAATAACCCAATCCTCTTTATCAATCTCAACAAGTAAtttacaaattaaaaatttaataaacattAATTTGAACTCCcctatttctttaattaattcatatttaaaatattttattaaaaataaaagaaagatcggattaaattcaaacatGATTAAACCTTTTATTATAAACGTTTCGTCATGTTTGGCACAATCAAACTCCAATAATAAGgacaaaaatttcaatatcagTGGCACCTCAATTTATTCTGCTACAAAGTCAGGATTATCTAGGTATTCAGAAATATTAGATTTAGAGGTTAACGACAAATTAGGGATCTCTGTCCATTGTATAGAACCTTTATTGATTGAAGATACAGATATGACGAAGGGCTTAAGTATTCATGAAAATCCAATTATCTTAAATGATGCAGAAAAGAACATTACTACAAAAAACTCTGTTACTAATCAAGTATGGGACATGTTTATTGGCCAATTAAAATGTTAA
- the TBLA0G01860 gene encoding Frag1/DRAM/Sfk1 family protein (similar to Saccharomyces cerevisiae SFK1 (YKL051W); ancestral locus Anc_2.589) produces MAFNIPAPANYYFLVPIISFLPWYIMLITMLGVWTYQGRPRYWFMDHPQSIVFISDIGAANLHPLFIVCSFWQGAGYCITVACEYYQRSGHWPFQRKKLLKKLTGDDSPIVDRDHPITHPNAQPVRRHLSVHNDIFSDSNNTNSNLHLNPNNNLSDLEIYSANSNNLSINDDLENPFDDDASERDDEQVPTSDQPIGTIKNNYTHALLSSKFLMPPWYTRDERNLIWAAWVLGLIGELCLFMCSIFSTVKFHRAHITMVYFFLFFMYFSIVCTIAEYFVMGRHYALIHPLADLPPHIHINSIPWYRWEGYIWNKFTISAILKTIWLVVAILCSICFGAIPNDSIKAGFEWCLGFWLGVFFMIVSVDFYLGGRYKTSRYFHQIQSQSFAGYYKYDKAAGVENNHKKGRSSLLMVATRSDLDDQSSFEVESTFNAPIAMTPEP; encoded by the coding sequence ATGGCATTTAATATACCCGCACCTGCAAACTACTATTTTTTAGTACCTATAATCTCATTTTTGCCCTGGTATATCATGTTGATAACCATGTTGGGTGTATGGACATATCAAGGTCGTCCACGTTACTGGTTTATGGATCATCCACAatcaattgtttttatttctgATATCGGTGCAGCCAATTTACATCCCTTATTTATTGTCTGTTCCTTCTGGCAAGGTGCTGGCTATTGTATCACTGTTGCTTGTGAGTACTATCAAAGATCAGGCCATTGGCCATTTcaaagaaagaaattattgaaaaagttaACAGGCGATGATAGTCCCATAGTAGATAGAGATCATCCTATCACTCATCCAAACGCCCAGCCTGTGAGAAGACACCTTAGTGTtcataatgatattttttctgatagtaataataccaatagTAACCTTCATTTAAATCCAAACAACAATTTGTCGGATTTAGAAATTTATTCTGCTAACTCCAACAACCTCAGCattaatgatgatttagaaaaCCCATTCGACGATGATGCAAGTGAAAGAGATGATGAACAAGTTCCAACTTCAGATCAACCTATTggaacaattaaaaataattatactcatgcattattatcatcaaaatTCTTAATGCCTCCTTGGTATACTAGAGATGAAAGAAATTTGATTTGGGCTGCTTGGGTTCTTGGTTTAATTGGTGAGTTGTGTTTATTCATGTGCTCAATTTTCTCAACTGTGAAGTTCCATAGAGCTCATATTACGATggtttatttctttttattcttcATGTATTTCTCCATTGTTTGTACAATTGCTGAGTATTTCGTTATGGGCAGACATTATGCATTAATTCATCCTTTAGCTGATTTACCACCTCATATTCATATCAATTCCATCCCATGGTATCGTTGGGAAGGTTACATTTGGAATAAATTTACCATTAGTGCCATCCTAAAGACTATTTGGTTAGTAGTGGCCATCCTTTGTTCCATTTGTTTTGGTGCTATTCcaaatgattcaattaaGGCTGGGTTTGAATGGTGTTTAGGTTTCTGGTTAGGTGTATTCTTTATGATTGTTTCTGTAGATTTCTATTTGGGAGGAAGATATAAAACTTCACGTTACTTCCATCAAATCCAATCTCAATCCTTTGCAGGCTACtataaatatgataaagCTGCAGGTGTAGAGAATAATCATAAAAAGGGAAGATCCTCTCTACTGATGGTCGCAACCAGATCTGATTTAGATGATCAATCAAGCTTTGAAGTTGAGTCGACATTTAATGCACCAATTGCCATGACTCCAGAACCATAA
- the TBLA0G01830 gene encoding putative methyltransferase (similar to Saccharomyces cerevisiae YMR027W; ancestral locus Anc_2.578), with protein sequence MTLPEQYSTADEGTFGKFTAETRWGVILQNAIDDINNSMTNDKIDIDIGKLIEKDLIGFKKELVDNAPLRVFTPKEIETCNIPLSFNQFINEYQGPALTWLKAPWLFSEIYFYRRINAIFKMNSLGISKFWFEQFDIFNRLKRSTFKLSLHGVVELAHRYLNLKKVLLSDKNIDTESKQILFKEFIEISLWGNATDLSLLTNATYEDIKSLQGEKARQDSESKILINDTVLAWNKLLENPSNNRIDIVLDNSGFELYADFMLSLFLIQSNLAKKIVFHAKDIPYMVSDVMMKDFTILIDDLKDRKFFDVPVGSKDDIALNTVSDDISEYVKEGIFEFKTDSFWTTELPYNYIDPSETKYHGAQIHKELLNSDLVIFKGDLNYRKLTADRKWEKTTPFKTALCELATNGITLLSLRTCKADVQVGLKPGVDEELTKLWEKDHPGQGNWWVSSGKWAIICYSNGQK encoded by the coding sequence ATGACTCTTCCAGAACAATATTCTACTGCTGATGAAGGCACGTTTGGTAAATTTACCGCAGAGACTCGTTGGGGTGTTATTCTTCAAAACGCCATCGatgatataaataattcaatgactaatgataaaattgatattgatattggtaaattaattgaaaaagatttgaTTGGTTTCAAAAAGGAATTGGTTGACAATGCTCCTTTACGTGTTTTCACTCCAAAGGAAATTGAAACCTGTAATATAcctttatcatttaatcaatttattaacGAATACCAGGGCCCTGCCTTGACTTGGTTGAAGGCTCCTTGGTTATTCTctgaaatatatttttatagaCGTATTAAtgcaatttttaaaatgaataGTTTGGgtatttccaaattttggTTTGAACAATtcgatatttttaatagacTAAAACGAAGTACTTTCAAATTGTCCTTACATGGTGTTGTTGAACTGGCTCAcagatatttaaatttgaaaaaagtattattatccGACAAGAATATTGATACTGAATCCAAACAAATcctatttaaagaattcatCGAAATTTCCCTATGGGGTAATGCCACtgatttatcattattaacaaATGCAACTTACgaagatattaaatcattGCAAGGTGAAAAGGCTAGGCAGGACTCTGAATCAAAGATCTTAATTAATGATACCGTGTTAGCTtggaataaattattagaaaacccatcaaataatagaattgaTATCGTCTTGGATAATTCCGGGTTTGAATTGTATGCTGATTTCATGTTATCTTTATTCTTAATTCAAAGTAACTTGGCTAAGAAAATTGTTTTCCATGCTAAGGATATTCCATATATGGTTTCTGATGTTATGATGAAAGATTTCACCATTTTAATAGatgatttgaaagatagaaaattttttgatgtTCCAGTTGGTTCCAAAGATGATATTGCCTTAAATACTGTCAGTGATGATATTAGTGAATACGTTAAAGAGggtatttttgaatttaaaactgATTCTTTTTGGACTACTGAATTACCATACAATTATATTGATCCATCAGAAACTAAATATCATGGTGCCCAAATtcataaagaattattgaattctGATTTAGTTATTTTCAAAGGTGATTTGaattatagaaaattaACTGCTGATAGAAAATGGGAAAAGACTACTCCATTTAAAACTGCCTTATGTGAATTAGCTACAAATGGTATTACTCTATTAAGTCTAAGAACATGTAAGGCGGATGTTCAAGTGGGGTTGAAGCCTGGtgttgatgaagaattaacCAAACTTTGGGAAAAGGATCACCCAGGTCAAGGTAATTGGTGGGTCAGCAGTGGTAAATGGGCTATCATTTGTTATTCAAATGgtcaaaaataa
- the TBLA0G01870 gene encoding uncharacterized protein (similar to Saccharomyces cerevisiae YKL050C and YMR031C; ancestral locus Anc_2.590) — protein sequence MSSSSSTSKNYSLVSQKNNNNNTKDITPPTMKTKKKLSVYQESGEPLSAEALYRAKLKTGAFQSPTSKLSKGLSNPKLASDVAAQKAHKDHIAPPQSNVDTYKKLLGGSGNGSATDSSNFVDSIPKRMRRPSSSSAAATKAYSASSIEDDLEYNYSSFVGSPSLTATPLKSTPNGSLFTSVTSSTSNTITSPSPTTLRTKPKVIDPQTLKALSDNLDVTTDSTSSSKKDQTYSIKSNGTIIKGKLKSKINSKTNSFSNKESSQSNSLISNASTINNKTKAKQKKNSKFKKSDDLKNVNLTPIDMTKLFKGAEKSAETRLNSRLQPERKEFEYGLLTNTTRYEFYHNLPTALGSENPGANDEKKPVSRSRSQSIAKSRSQSIARSGSQSIARSRSQSIATMESFSSFNNIQSPLAPPPPPTASSSKMDHDVTSPRATSRTPSRSNSRSASIIMSRSNSKSNSMISSLKTKQNTTTTTTKEKNPHHKDKHAHRAAYAVRNYSSMTDYEKTQLDFEKERDEYLKHVTSKGVITAAQSNVDEKLRNLDQNLSNTFGQGKRGVNLFGNEKYNQAAITKAQEIFNKQINDPNRNKIDMGSGLFLSQEEIDDIAAKMLSPVLDEVSSRAEQQRKNDLDIHQRAEKNSNGFLDFKNLQILKDTNDKKVLDETTLKHKQEFTNTKNKETSKFNKLVETKEKALSAKQNDLNLTKKKFKDTKDACKLKMDNHKKRLAKKFANVKKTEEENLASLQKEQDIMIVNIKTQLEIAEKKQKDLNLKKNEIISKQNVIKESVDKSKKSIEDFDQQIHSLTVELIQITNETNTSTSNNENIDEELLDKQEIIEDKLSMIKAKKAQSKASLALQIAQLKQLQTDSFANSRNIQINNTELNFKREQLHSIRDIQNEIDIYSTEDDGDDDIMLDATSTRTRAMEAGEVYEKKKSQYAKTRLETPLPIPATNANDNDLDIVSDLIPPSITDESDIANNIYYSDHPSAEESGMRKKTASHPTLYDQDDDDDEPVSDFDECELNTHETQKRSWASRFLLSSGESKATTNDDKNLLAGEEGDNEGGIENNSPTKSKSVTNTANDELPADTEEPCEGKDNDVTADQFSGFSQGTLPDVNNENVEDEDDPDNVDAIALNNIISQAKTASNLVGASTVEAEAMGRDNSYFKEVF from the coding sequence ATGTCTTCTTCCTCCTCTACATCAAAGAACTATTCTTTGGTTtcacaaaaaaataataataacaacacTAAAGACATTACACCTCCCACAAtgaaaactaaaaaaaaattatccgTATATCAAGAATCTGGCGAACCTCTAAGTGCAGAAGCCCTATACAGAGCTAAATTGAAAACCGGTGCCTTCCAATCCCCCACTTCAAAATTAAGTAAAGGTCTATCAAACCCTAAATTGGCTTCAGATGTGGCTGCTCAAAAAGCCCACAAAGATCATATTGCACCACCGCAATCAAATGTAGATACCTACAAGAAATTACTTGGTGGTAGTGGTAATGGCAGTGCCACCGATTCTTCAAACTTTGTAGATTCTATCCCCAAAAGAATGAGAAGACCCTCTTCATCTTCTGCTGCAGCTACAAAGGCCTATTCTGCCTCCTCCATTGAAGATGACTTGgaatataattattcatcTTTTGTCGGATCTCCATCTTTAACTGCTACCCCATTGAAATCTACTCCCAATGGATCCCTATTCACAAGTGTGACTAGTTCTACTTCCAATACAATCACTTCTCCTTCTCCAACAACTTTAAGAACAAAACCAAAAGTTATAGACCCACAAACTTTAAAAGCTTTATCTGATAATTTGGATGTAACTACTGATTCAACTTCAAGTTCGAAAAAAGATCAAActtattcaattaaatcaaatggTACCATTATAAAGGGGAAACTTAAATCGAAAATCAATTCCAAGacaaattctttttcaaataaagaatCCTCTCAAtccaattctttaattagTAACGCTTCTAcaattaacaataaaacaaaggcaaaacagaaaaaaaattcgaaatttaaaaaatctgatgatttgaaaaatgtcAATTTAACTCCAATTGATATGAcgaaattatttaaaggtGCTGAAAAATCTGCTGAAACAAGACTGAATTCAAGACTTCAACCTGAGAGGAAAGAATTCGAATACGGGTTACTTACAAATACCACTAGATATGAGTTTTATCATAATTTACCAACAGCTTTAGGTAGTGAAAACCCAGGTGCAAACgatgaaaaaaaacctGTGTCAAGATCAAGGTCACAAAGTATTGCCAAATCCAGATCACAAAGTATTGCAAGGTCAGGTTCTCAAAGCATTGCAAGATCCAGATCCCAAAGCATTGCCACAATGGAAAGTTTTAGtagttttaataatattcaatctCCTCTTGCCCCTCCACCTCCTCCCACTGCCTCTTCCTCTAAAATGGATCACGATGTTACAAGCCCAAGAGCAACTTCAAGAACACCTTCTAGGTCAAATTCGAGAAGTGCATCAATCATAATGTCAAGATCAAATTCCAAATCAAATTCCAtgatttcttctttaaagaCAAAACAAAATACCACTACCACCACtactaaagaaaaaaatccaCATCATAAGGATAAGCATGCTCATCGTGCTGCTTATGCTGTTAGAAATTATAGTTCTATGACTGATTATGAAAAGACTCAACTTGATTTCGAAAAAGAAAGagatgaatatttaaaacatgTAACATCAAAAGGTGTGATTACTGCAGCTCAATCAAATgtagatgaaaaattaagaaactTGGatcaaaatttatcaaataccTTTGGTCAAGGGAAACGTGGTGTCAATCTATTtggaaatgaaaaatataatcaaGCTGCTATAACAAAGGCtcaagaaatttttaataaacaaattaatgatccaaatagaaataaaatcgATATGGGATCtggtttatttttatccCAAGAAGAAATCGATGATATTGCAGCCAAGATGTTATCTCCTGTTTTGGATGAAGTTTCCTCTAGAGCAGAACAACAACgtaaaaatgatttagatATTCATCAAAGAgctgaaaaaaattcaaatggaTTTTTAGACTTTAAgaatttacaaattttaaaagatacaaatgataaaaaagtTTTAGATGAAACTACTTTAAAACATAAACAAGAATTTACCaatactaaaaataaagaaacttctaaatttaataaattggtTGAAACAAAGGAAAAGGCATTATCAGCTAAacaaaatgatttaaatttgacaaagaaaaaattcaaagaCACTAAAGATGCttgtaaattaaaaatggatAATCATAAAAAACGGTTAGCTAAAAAATTCGCCAATGTTAAAAAgactgaagaagaaaatctGGCTTCATTACAAAAGGAACAAGATATAATGATTGTTAATATAAAGACTCAATTAGAAATTGCTGAGAAAAAGCAAAAAGATTTGAATCtcaagaaaaatgaaatcaTTTCAAAGCAAAATGTAATTAAAGAATCTGTGGacaaaagtaaaaaatcGATCGAAGATTTTGATCAACAAATTCATTCTTTAACTGTCgaattgattcaaattacaaatgaaacaaataCTAGCACctcaaataatgaaaatattgatgaagaattattagataaacaagaaataattgaagataaattatcaatgatAAAGGCCAAGAAAGCTCAGTCTAAAGCTTCTTTGGCTTTGCAGATTGCACAATTGAAACAATTACAAACTGATTCATTTGCTAATTCtagaaatattcaaatcaataatactgaattaaatttcaaaagagaACAATTACATTCTATTAGagatattcaaaatgaaattgatatttataGTACTGAGGATgatggtgatgatgatatcaTGCTTGATGCAACAAGTACAAGAACTAGAGCCATGGAAGCCGGTGAAGTatatgaaaagaaaaaatctcAATATGCTAAAACAAGATTAGAAACACCACTTCCAATTCCAGCCACGAATGCTAACGATAATGATCTTGATATTGTTAGTGATTTAATTCCCCCCTCCATAACTGATGAAAGCGATAttgctaataatatttattatagtGATCATCCATCTGCTGAAGAATCAGGTATGAGAAAGAAAACAGCATCTCATCCAACTTTGTACGAccaagatgatgatgatgatgaaccCGTTAGTGACTTTGATGAATGTGAGCTTAATACTCATGAGACTCAAAAACGTAGTTGGGCTTCtagatttttattatcatctggTGAAAGTAAAGCTACGactaatgatgataaaaatcTTTTAGCTGGCGAAGAAGGTGATAATGAGGGTGgcattgaaaataattctccAACGAAATCTAAGAGTGTAACAAATACCGCTAATGATGAACTTCCCGCAGATACAGAGGAACCATGCGAGGGGAAAGATAATGATGTAACTGCGGATCAATTTAGTGGCTTTTCTCAAGGTACTTTACCTGATGTTAATAATGAGAACGTTGAAGATGAGGATGATCCTGACAATGTAGACGCAATAGCgcttaataatattatttctcaAGCCAAGACAGCCTCAAATTTGGTTGGTGCATCCACAGTTGAAGCTGAAGCAATGGGAAGAGATAATAGTTATTTCAAAGAAGTTTTCTAA
- the TBLA0G01820 gene encoding class II fructose-bisphosphate aldolase (similar to Saccharomyces cerevisiae FBA1 (YKL060C); ancestral locus Anc_2.577), translated as MGVESVLKRKTGVIVGDDVKALYDYAHKNKFAIPAINVTSSSTVVAALEAARDNKSPIILQTSNGGAAYFAGKGVSNEGQNASIRGSVAAAHYIRSIAPAYGIPVVLHSDHCAKKLLPWFDGMLEADEAYFKANGEPLFSSHMLDLSEENDDENIATCVKYFKRMTKMNQWLEMEIGITGGEEDGVNNEHVEKHKMFTSSETVYSVYEALAPISPNFSIAAAFGNVHGVYKPGNVVLSPQILAEHQVYASKKLNKPEGSKPIYLVFHGGSGSTKQEFQTAIKNGVVKVNLDTDCQYAYLTGIRDYVLKKKDYIMSQVGNPDGADKPNKKYFDPRVWVREGEKTMSARITEGLEIYNTCNQL; from the coding sequence atgggTGTCGAAAGTGTTTTAAAGAGAAAGACCGGTGTTATTGTCGGTGATGACGTCAAGGCATTATACGATTACGCTCACAAGAACAAATTCGCTATTCCAGCTATCAATGTCACTTCTTCTTCTACCGTTGTTGCTGCTTTAGAAGCCGCAAGAGACAACAAGTCTCCAATTATCCTACAAACCTCCAACGGTGGTGCTGCTTACTTTGCCGGTAAGGGTGTTTCCAACGAAGGTCAAAACGCTTCTATTAGGGGTTCTGTCGCTGCTGCTCATTACATCAGATCCATTGCTCCAGCATATGGTATCCCAGTTGTCTTACATTCCGATCATTGTGCTAAGAAGTTATTACCATGGTTCGATGGTATGTTAGAAGCTGATGAAGCTTATTTCAAAGCCAATGGTGAACCTTTATTCTCCTCTCATATGTTGGATTTAtctgaagaaaatgatgatgaaaacaTTGCCACTTGtgtcaaatatttcaagaGAATGACCAAGATGAACCAATGGTTAGAAATGGAAATCGGTATTACCGGTGGTGAAGAAGATGGTGTTAACAACGAACACGTCGAAAAGCACAAGATGTTCACTTCTTCTGAAACTGTCTACTCCGTCTACGAAGCTTTAGCTCCAATCTCTCCAAACTTTTCTATTGCTGCTGCCTTCGGTAACGTCCATGGTGTTTACAAGCCAGGTAACGTTGTCTTATCCCCACAAATCTTGGCTGAACATCAAGTTTACGCTTCCaagaaattaaacaaaCCAGAAGGCTCTAAACCAATCTACTTGGTCTTCCACGGTGGATCTGGTTCCACTAAGCAAGAATTCCAAACTGCTATCAAGAATGGTGTTGTTAAAGTCAATTTGGATACTGATTGTCAATACGCCTACTTAACTGGTATTAGAGATTACGTCTTAAAGAAGAAGGATTACATCATGTCTCAAGTCGGTAACCCAGATGGTGCTGACAAGCCAAACAAGAAATACTTTGACCCAAGAGTCTGGGTTAGAGAAGGTGAAAAGACCATGTCGGCTAGAATCACTGAAGGTTTGGAAATTTACAACACTTGCAACCAATTATAA
- the TAP42 gene encoding Tap42p (similar to Saccharomyces cerevisiae TAP42 (YMR028W); ancestral locus Anc_2.581) → MSSQNENEPIGSIATQYEKIINQYNVEIKNSKLRQDSIEYQKQLSEIINKLITFKNLIYSKLSLFSDNETLDDLSTTSLKYLSIDYYLGLLMERKQDCSKNGEINTNKNKLKVKFLDKSIQLFIQFMITLQNYNILDELLGKKIDSFEETYHPKLEELYKGMTPKNDKDLSGAQLKREAKIKIFKRNKEINEKLNHLKQKYDDNKNENDEEKAYTVDEEEMLRSIYIEQLKSFSYDSFNKIEQDLYESELLNNFIKRGFEEITDTPKSNEQEDIRMQKRDFTGYTDKLEVLNKPLLSKQGKVLRNFTLTSKRQELKDKVKGYGQYGPTMTVEEFLEKEFEEGRVLQGGENEIEESQKYKEEMEDNDEYQDKETYKAREWDEFTEANPRGIGNTLNRG, encoded by the coding sequence ATGTCTAGCCAGAACGAAAATGAGCCAATTGGTTCTATTGCCACtcaatatgaaaaaattattaaccAATATAACGtggaaattaaaaactCTAAACTTCGCCAAGATAGTATTGAGTATCAAAAACAGTTAAGcgaaattattaataaattaatcacttttaaaaatctaATTTACTCCAAGTTATCGTTATTTAGTGATAATGAAACATTGGATGATTTATCAACAACTTCccttaaatatttatccatagattattatttaggCCTATTGATGGAACGAAAACAAGATTGTAGCAAAAATGGTGAGATTAACactaataagaataaattaaaagtgAAGTTTCTAGATAAATCTATTCAACTATTCATCCAATTTATGATAAcattacaaaattataatatattagatGAATTGCTAGGCAAGAAGATAGATTCCTTTGAAGAGACTTATCACCCCAAATTAGAGGAGCTATATAAGGGAATGACCcctaaaaatgataaagattTAAGTGGTGCTCAATTAAAAAGGGAAgctaaaattaaaatattcaagagaaataaagaaattaatgaaaaattaaatcatttaaaacaaaaatatgacgataataaaaatgaaaatgatgaagaaaaggCTTATACTgtagatgaagaagaaatgctaagatctatatatattgaacAGCTAAAATCATTTAGTTatgattcttttaataagaTTGAACAAGATTTGTATGAAAgtgaattattgaataatttcattaaaagaGGATTTGAAGAGATTACAGATACTCCTAAGAGTAATGAGCAAGAAGACATTAGAATGCAAAAAAGGGATTTCACAGGGTATACTGATAAATTAGAAGTATTAAACAaaccattattatcaaaacaAGGTAAAGTATTACGGAATTTTACATTAACAAGTAAACGTCAAGAACTTAAGGATAAAGTTAAGGGATATGGACAATATGGACCAACCATGACAGTGGAAGAATTCcttgaaaaagaatttgaagaaggAAGAGTATTACAAGGTggagaaaatgaaatagaagaaagtcaaaaatataaagaagaGATGgaagataatgatgaatatCAAGATAAAGAAACATATAAGGCTCGTGAATGGGATGAATTTACAGAAGCTAATCCGCGTGGTATTGGTAATACATTGAATCGTGgatga